A stretch of the bacterium genome encodes the following:
- a CDS encoding 1-acyl-sn-glycerol-3-phosphate acyltransferase, translated as MADRVYEGHGRWVRFFHDYYHRVEHRGYMQEGLDLARKEHVIFIMNHAVMLEAALLNFFLMTHGAGKVSTLVFREAFKLPLVREFFRSCQCQPISVEKGAECLKKRHILLFPEGMDFIGGFVNPHRVPPFHRGFLRMARKYLQESGKKSVCVVPIGHAGFENALKVWVIRNRIFMDKVIRPIVNYPYFAFPKVPFLLPAKVYMQWGMPVRLTLQDLRTERKIGKLTNEFRTSLHNKRVRAQHDRDTALI; from the coding sequence ATGGCCGACCGAGTGTACGAGGGACACGGACGGTGGGTCCGCTTTTTCCATGATTATTATCACCGCGTCGAACACCGGGGCTACATGCAGGAAGGCCTGGACCTCGCCCGGAAGGAGCATGTGATTTTTATCATGAATCACGCGGTCATGCTCGAAGCCGCCCTGCTCAATTTTTTCCTGATGACGCACGGGGCGGGCAAGGTATCGACATTGGTCTTCCGGGAGGCCTTTAAGCTGCCGCTGGTCCGTGAATTTTTCCGAAGCTGCCAATGCCAGCCGATTTCCGTGGAAAAAGGCGCGGAATGCCTGAAGAAACGCCACATCCTGCTCTTTCCGGAGGGGATGGATTTCATCGGCGGGTTCGTGAACCCCCACCGGGTGCCCCCCTTCCATCGGGGTTTTCTGAGGATGGCGCGAAAATACCTGCAAGAATCGGGAAAGAAATCGGTTTGCGTCGTCCCCATCGGCCATGCCGGCTTCGAGAACGCCCTCAAGGTCTGGGTCATCCGCAACCGGATTTTCATGGACAAGGTCATCCGTCCGATCGTGAACTATCCCTACTTTGCATTCCCCAAGGTGCCCTTCCTCCTGCCGGCCAAGGTCTACATGCAGTGGGGAATGCCGGTGAGGCTCACCCTTCAAGACCTGAGAACCGAGCGAAAAATAGGCAAGCTCACGAACGAGTTCCGTACCTCCCTCCATAACAAACGGGTCCGCGCCCAGCACGATCGCGATACCGCGCTGATCTAA
- the nuoF gene encoding NADH-quinone oxidoreductase subunit NuoF produces MELILTKNFNLPESYTLQVYEKTGGYAALKKALGMKPEQVTEEVKGSGLRGRGGAGFPAGMKWSFVPKNTGKPVYLCVNADEGEPGTFKDRAILEKDPHRMIEGSLIAAYAIGAKTAYVYIRGEFDLPTRRLNAAVQEAYSKGYAGRNILGSGYDCDVFVHRGAGAYICGEETALLNSLEGNRGYPRIKPPFPAIEGLFKCPTVVNNVETLAAVPYIIEHGAAGYKKIGTEKSPGTKLFSVSGPVMHPGVYEVEMGYPMRKFLHEDVGWMRPGKVLKAVIPGGSSMPVLTAQEVEEVNLDYESIASKGSLLGSGGMIVLDEDTCMVWALENLAHFYSHESCGQCSPCREGTGWSYKILKRMVHGESKKEDIELLLDIGQKMAGKTICVLADSLSMPIASYIGKFRGEFEAHVKGNCSQCQKSR; encoded by the coding sequence ATGGAATTGATACTGACGAAAAATTTCAACCTCCCCGAATCCTACACCCTCCAGGTGTATGAGAAGACCGGCGGCTACGCCGCCCTGAAGAAGGCCCTCGGCATGAAACCGGAGCAGGTCACGGAGGAGGTGAAGGGTTCCGGCCTCCGCGGGCGCGGCGGCGCCGGGTTTCCGGCGGGCATGAAGTGGAGCTTCGTGCCCAAAAACACCGGCAAGCCGGTCTATCTTTGCGTCAACGCGGACGAGGGCGAACCGGGCACGTTTAAAGACCGGGCGATCCTGGAAAAAGACCCGCACCGGATGATCGAAGGTTCGCTCATCGCGGCCTACGCGATCGGCGCCAAGACGGCCTACGTCTACATTCGGGGCGAATTCGACCTTCCCACGCGTCGCCTCAACGCCGCCGTCCAAGAGGCGTACTCGAAAGGTTATGCGGGCAGGAACATCCTGGGCTCCGGTTACGACTGCGACGTGTTCGTCCACCGGGGCGCGGGGGCCTACATCTGCGGCGAGGAGACGGCCCTGCTCAATTCCCTCGAGGGCAATCGCGGGTATCCCCGCATCAAGCCGCCCTTCCCCGCCATCGAAGGCCTCTTCAAATGCCCGACGGTGGTGAACAACGTCGAGACCCTGGCCGCCGTCCCTTACATCATCGAGCACGGCGCGGCGGGCTACAAGAAGATCGGCACCGAGAAGAGCCCCGGCACGAAACTCTTCTCCGTCTCCGGCCCCGTCATGCATCCGGGGGTCTACGAGGTGGAAATGGGGTATCCCATGCGCAAGTTTCTCCACGAAGACGTCGGCTGGATGCGCCCCGGCAAGGTCCTCAAGGCCGTCATCCCCGGCGGATCCTCGATGCCCGTACTGACCGCCCAGGAAGTGGAGGAAGTGAACCTCGACTACGAGTCGATCGCCTCGAAGGGCTCCCTCCTGGGTTCCGGTGGCATGATCGTCCTCGACGAGGACACTTGCATGGTCTGGGCCCTGGAAAACCTCGCCCACTTCTACTCCCACGAATCCTGCGGCCAGTGTTCTCCCTGCCGCGAGGGCACCGGCTGGTCGTACAAGATCCTCAAGAGGATGGTGCACGGCGAGTCGAAGAAGGAGGACATCGAGCTCCTCCTGGACATCGGCCAAAAAATGGCCGGTAAAACGATTTGCGTCCTGGCCGACTCCCTCTCCATGCCGATCGCGAGCTACATCGGCAAATTCCGGGGCGAGTTTGAGGCGCACGTGAAAGGAAATTGTTCGCAATGCCAAAAGTCACGATAG
- the nuoD gene encoding NADH dehydrogenase (quinone) subunit D yields the protein MTENSPTERMVLNVGPAHPATHGAIRLFVELDGETIAKASTEIGYLHRAFEKHSEHSTWSQVIPYTDRLNYCSSLLNNVGYCFAVEKLLDLEIPERAKFIRVIVSELARIMDHLICVGAAAVDLGALSNFWYFFNVREKIYDFTEKLCGARLTTNYTRIGGVMRDLSPDFADGIRGVLKDLNGAIRDVARLLERNRIFMDRTQGVGVISKEDALSWGFTGPCLRATGIPYDLRKAQPYYYYDTYDFEIPVGTAGDTYDRLMVRIEEMRQSARIIEQALTRIPPGPVISGDPKIALPPKERVYGSIEGLMNHFMLLIDGIKPPKGEVYGAIEAANGELGFYIISDGEQRPYRIHCRPPCFPLCSAFVALVEGGMIADAIAVLGSLNIIVGELDR from the coding sequence GTGACCGAAAACAGCCCCACGGAACGAATGGTCTTGAACGTCGGACCCGCCCATCCGGCGACCCACGGGGCGATCCGCCTCTTCGTCGAACTCGACGGCGAGACCATCGCCAAGGCCTCCACCGAGATCGGCTACCTCCACCGGGCCTTCGAGAAGCACTCCGAGCACAGCACCTGGAGCCAGGTCATTCCCTATACGGACCGCCTGAACTACTGTTCCTCTCTCCTGAACAACGTCGGCTACTGTTTCGCCGTCGAAAAACTCTTGGACTTGGAGATCCCGGAGCGGGCCAAGTTCATCCGGGTGATCGTTTCGGAGCTCGCGCGGATCATGGATCACCTGATCTGCGTGGGCGCCGCGGCCGTCGATCTGGGCGCACTCTCCAACTTCTGGTATTTTTTCAACGTCCGCGAAAAGATCTATGATTTCACCGAAAAGCTCTGCGGGGCACGCCTCACCACCAACTACACACGCATCGGCGGTGTCATGCGCGATCTCTCCCCCGATTTCGCCGACGGCATCCGCGGCGTCTTGAAAGACCTGAACGGGGCCATCCGGGACGTCGCCCGCCTCCTCGAACGGAACCGCATCTTCATGGACCGCACCCAGGGTGTGGGGGTGATCTCAAAAGAAGACGCCTTGAGCTGGGGCTTCACGGGCCCGTGTCTCCGCGCCACCGGCATTCCTTACGACCTCCGAAAGGCCCAACCTTATTATTATTACGACACGTACGACTTCGAGATCCCCGTCGGGACCGCCGGGGACACCTACGACCGGCTCATGGTCCGCATCGAGGAGATGAGGCAGAGCGCGAGGATCATCGAACAGGCCCTAACGAGGATCCCGCCGGGTCCCGTCATCTCCGGGGATCCCAAGATCGCCCTGCCCCCCAAGGAGCGCGTGTACGGGTCGATCGAAGGCCTGATGAATCACTTCATGCTCCTGATCGACGGCATCAAGCCGCCCAAGGGCGAGGTCTACGGCGCCATCGAAGCGGCCAACGGGGAATTGGGGTTTTACATTATCAGCGACGGGGAGCAGCGCCCGTATCGTATTCATTGCCGGCCTCCCTGCTTTCCCCTCTGTTCGGCCTTTGTGGCGTTGGTGGAGGGCGGCATGATCGCGGACGCGATCGCGGTGTTGGGGAGCCTCAATATTATTGTCGGAGAGCTGGATCGATGA
- a CDS encoding complex I subunit 1 family protein, translating into MSLALELAISAAKIAAVLMILLSFVPVMIWMERKAAAYIQDRRGPNRAAILGVRLGGMINSVADAIKLITKEEFFPKGANRFYFILAPFIVMFVYFITAAVIPLGDDLTINQMTITLRIADLNVGVLYIFSMASLAVYGVMLAGWSSNNKYSFLGGLRASSQMISYELALGLSVISLFMLAGSVDLNDIVRNQGTDVLTWNVIRQPLAFLLFLTASFAETNRTPFDLPEGESEIVAGYHLEYSSMKFALFMMGEYIAIMVASAVIVALFFGGWQVPFLSTQDLIGGAPEYLKLVGLGFAAVSILAGGFLVSRFRPSKYKDARRYEVLVLGVPALAAGLAVVALMPAYDPSLLPSWAGPVFAAAVQVATYLAKVFFCCFFFIWVRWTLPRFRYDQLMSFGWKGMLPLSLANLVLTALLILRSAS; encoded by the coding sequence ATGAGCCTCGCCCTCGAACTCGCGATATCCGCCGCCAAGATCGCGGCCGTCCTGATGATCCTCCTCAGCTTCGTGCCCGTCATGATCTGGATGGAACGGAAGGCCGCGGCCTACATCCAGGACCGGCGGGGCCCGAACCGGGCGGCGATCTTGGGCGTCCGTCTCGGCGGCATGATCAACAGTGTGGCGGATGCGATCAAGCTGATCACGAAGGAGGAATTTTTCCCGAAGGGGGCCAACCGGTTCTACTTCATCCTCGCCCCTTTCATCGTCATGTTCGTCTACTTCATCACCGCGGCGGTGATCCCCCTGGGGGACGACCTGACGATCAATCAGATGACGATCACGCTCCGCATCGCCGACTTGAACGTGGGCGTCCTCTACATCTTTTCGATGGCGTCACTCGCTGTCTACGGGGTCATGCTGGCGGGCTGGTCCTCCAACAACAAGTACTCCTTCCTGGGGGGGCTCCGGGCCTCTTCGCAGATGATCAGCTATGAGCTCGCGCTCGGGCTCTCCGTCATCAGCCTCTTCATGCTGGCGGGATCGGTGGATTTGAACGACATCGTGCGGAATCAGGGCACAGACGTCCTCACCTGGAACGTGATCCGCCAGCCGCTCGCCTTCCTGCTCTTTCTGACGGCCTCGTTCGCCGAGACCAACCGGACGCCCTTCGACCTGCCGGAGGGCGAATCGGAAATCGTCGCGGGGTATCACCTGGAGTATTCGAGCATGAAGTTCGCCCTCTTCATGATGGGGGAATACATCGCCATCATGGTCGCATCGGCCGTGATCGTCGCCCTGTTCTTCGGCGGATGGCAGGTCCCTTTTTTGAGCACGCAGGACTTGATCGGAGGGGCCCCGGAGTACCTCAAGCTCGTCGGACTTGGATTCGCCGCCGTTTCGATCCTGGCCGGGGGCTTCCTCGTGTCGCGCTTCCGTCCGTCCAAGTACAAGGACGCCCGGCGCTATGAAGTGCTCGTCTTGGGGGTGCCTGCCCTCGCCGCCGGTTTGGCCGTGGTGGCCCTGATGCCGGCCTACGATCCCTCCCTTCTGCCCTCCTGGGCCGGACCGGTCTTCGCGGCGGCGGTCCAGGTGGCGACGTACCTGGCCAAGGTCTTCTTTTGCTGCTTTTTCTTCATCTGGGTGCGCTGGACCCTCCCGCGGTTCCGGTACGACCAGCTCATGAGTTTCGGCTGGAAGGGCATGCTCCCCCTGTCGCTCGCCAACTTGGTCCTCACGGCCCTCCTGATTCTGCGTTCGGCGTCCTGA
- a CDS encoding 2Fe-2S iron-sulfur cluster-binding protein produces MPKVTIDGKEIEVPAGMNLIEAAKLAGASVPHYCYHPKLSIAGNCRICLVEIEKQPKLQIACNTKVAEGMVVRTTGPKVEEGRQSVLEFILVNHPIDCPVCDQAGECKLQQYYMQLDRKPSRMEEEKVQKDKAVKLGPNVMLDMERCILCSRCIRFCQEVAHQDELCFTQRGDHTELTTYPGRELKNPYSVNTVDICPVGALTSVDFRFKQRVWFLKTADTVCPGCSTGCNVRLWHNKGAAYRLTPRENEAVNQVWMCDEGRLTYKPVNAENRLRHPVVKRDGRNGKMRRDLAVAELKRSLEGVSGNAILGIGSAQFTNEANQAFLGFLKDILGVKDFVYHANEVANPSHDVFLISADKNPNRAGVEALGFKPLAEDRRYQVFFALGPLPFSKIQKIAFEKNRKVILLTTHEVPEIEYADFVFPTAAWAEDEGTYTNRQNRVQNIAPAFPPPGESLRVGQWMEEFDKAWRPALKGMTA; encoded by the coding sequence ATGCCAAAAGTCACGATAGACGGAAAAGAAATCGAGGTCCCGGCCGGGATGAACCTGATCGAGGCCGCCAAACTCGCGGGGGCGTCCGTTCCCCACTACTGCTACCACCCCAAGCTCTCGATCGCCGGCAACTGCCGCATCTGCCTGGTGGAGATCGAAAAGCAGCCCAAGCTCCAGATCGCCTGCAACACGAAGGTGGCCGAGGGCATGGTCGTCCGCACCACGGGTCCCAAGGTGGAGGAAGGCCGGCAGTCGGTCCTGGAATTCATCCTCGTCAACCACCCCATCGACTGCCCGGTCTGCGACCAGGCGGGCGAATGCAAGCTCCAGCAATATTACATGCAGCTCGACCGCAAGCCCTCCCGCATGGAGGAGGAGAAGGTGCAGAAGGACAAGGCCGTGAAGCTCGGGCCGAACGTCATGCTCGACATGGAGCGCTGCATCCTCTGCTCGCGCTGCATCCGTTTCTGCCAGGAGGTCGCCCATCAAGACGAGCTCTGCTTCACGCAAAGGGGCGATCATACGGAGCTCACGACCTACCCCGGCCGGGAACTCAAGAATCCGTATTCGGTGAACACGGTGGACATCTGCCCCGTCGGGGCCCTGACCAGCGTCGATTTCCGGTTCAAGCAACGGGTCTGGTTCCTGAAGACGGCCGACACGGTCTGCCCGGGGTGTTCGACCGGCTGCAACGTCAGACTCTGGCACAACAAGGGCGCCGCCTACCGCCTGACCCCGCGCGAGAACGAGGCGGTCAACCAGGTGTGGATGTGCGACGAAGGGCGCCTCACCTACAAGCCGGTGAACGCCGAAAACCGGCTCCGGCACCCGGTGGTCAAGCGGGACGGCAGGAACGGGAAGATGCGAAGGGATCTGGCCGTCGCGGAGCTCAAGAGAAGCCTCGAGGGCGTTTCCGGCAACGCGATCCTCGGCATCGGCTCGGCCCAGTTTACGAACGAGGCGAATCAGGCCTTCCTGGGCTTTCTCAAGGACATTTTGGGCGTGAAGGACTTCGTCTATCACGCGAACGAGGTCGCGAACCCCTCGCACGACGTTTTTCTGATCTCCGCGGACAAGAATCCCAACCGGGCCGGCGTCGAGGCCCTGGGCTTCAAGCCGTTGGCGGAGGACCGGCGCTATCAGGTCTTCTTTGCCCTAGGCCCCCTCCCTTTCTCCAAGATCCAGAAGATCGCCTTTGAGAAGAACCGCAAGGTCATTCTCTTGACGACGCACGAAGTTCCGGAGATTGAATACGCCGACTTCGTCTTTCCCACCGCCGCCTGGGCGGAGGACGAGGGCACCTACACGAACCGGCAAAACAGGGTCCAAAACATCGCACCCGCCTTCCCGCCCCCGGGGGAATCGCTCCGTGTCGGCCAGTGGATGGAGGAGTTCGACAAGGCCTGGCGGCCGGCTTTGAAGGGGATGACCGCATGA
- a CDS encoding NADH-quinone oxidoreductase subunit J: protein MSLVFFYVFAILTVLSAIAVIAFRNTLSSAFALVLTLFGVACLYALLEAHFLAAMQVLVYAGAVMVLFLFVIMLMNLGREEILKIKMSFAGVVGILIGGYLATILVLRLGTLSDPFGPSGIAFGTIKDVGRLMFSEYLVPFELASFLLLIAIVGVVVLARRDA, encoded by the coding sequence ATGTCGCTCGTTTTTTTCTATGTTTTCGCCATCTTGACGGTTCTTTCCGCCATTGCCGTCATCGCGTTTCGAAATACCCTGTCCTCCGCCTTCGCCCTGGTCCTCACCCTCTTCGGCGTGGCCTGCCTCTACGCCCTGCTCGAGGCGCACTTCTTGGCCGCCATGCAGGTGCTGGTCTATGCCGGCGCCGTCATGGTGCTCTTTCTCTTCGTCATCATGCTGATGAACCTCGGACGCGAGGAGATCTTGAAGATCAAGATGTCGTTTGCGGGCGTGGTCGGGATCCTGATCGGGGGTTACCTCGCGACGATTCTGGTGTTGCGGCTGGGCACTCTGTCGGATCCCTTCGGGCCGTCCGGAATAGCCTTCGGCACGATCAAGGACGTCGGACGCCTGATGTTCTCGGAGTACCTGGTCCCCTTCGAACTCGCGTCGTTCTTGCTCCTGATCGCGATCGTGGGCGTTGTGGTCCTGGCGCGGAGGGACGCGTGA
- the nuoK gene encoding NADH-quinone oxidoreductase subunit NuoK, producing the protein MTTLAHYITLSAILFAIGLTGVVCRRNALVIFMSIELMLNAANLAFIAFARHQGRTDGQVIAFFVIALAAAEVAVGLAIIVAIFRKQGTIDVGNMRFLKG; encoded by the coding sequence GTGACCACGCTGGCCCATTACATCACGCTGAGCGCCATTCTCTTCGCGATCGGCCTGACGGGCGTCGTCTGCCGGCGGAACGCGCTGGTGATCTTCATGTCGATCGAACTCATGCTCAACGCGGCGAATTTGGCGTTCATCGCGTTCGCCCGGCATCAGGGCCGGACGGACGGTCAGGTGATCGCCTTTTTCGTCATTGCGCTGGCGGCGGCGGAAGTGGCCGTCGGTCTCGCGATTATCGTCGCGATCTTCCGCAAGCAGGGAACGATCGACGTGGGGAACATGCGGTTTTTGAAGGGCTAA
- a CDS encoding NAD(P)H-dependent oxidoreductase subunit E — translation MKADKFNDNSEREIQELLSHYPTKQAALLPVLWVAEREFGWISPEVMELVARRLDVSPAHVYGVATFYTMYQKEPPAQYHIQVCQTLPCAMMGCGKVIAHLENRLGIKPGETTKDRRFKLSAVECLASCGTAPAMRVNETYYENLTEAEIDRLLGEFNK, via the coding sequence ATGAAGGCGGACAAATTCAACGATAACAGTGAGCGAGAAATTCAGGAACTCCTCTCGCACTACCCCACCAAGCAGGCCGCCTTGCTGCCGGTCCTCTGGGTCGCCGAGCGCGAGTTCGGCTGGATCTCTCCGGAGGTCATGGAGCTCGTGGCGCGCCGGCTCGACGTCTCGCCCGCCCATGTCTACGGCGTCGCGACCTTCTACACGATGTACCAGAAGGAGCCGCCGGCCCAGTACCACATCCAGGTCTGCCAGACCCTCCCCTGCGCCATGATGGGGTGCGGGAAGGTCATCGCCCACCTGGAGAACCGTCTGGGGATCAAGCCCGGCGAGACGACCAAGGACCGGCGCTTCAAGCTCTCGGCGGTCGAGTGCCTGGCCTCGTGCGGGACGGCTCCGGCCATGCGGGTGAACGAAACGTATTACGAAAACCTGACCGAGGCGGAGATCGACCGGTTGCTGGGGGAATTCAATAAATAG